The Streptomyces durmitorensis genome contains the following window.
CCAAGGTGTTCAAGTCCGAGGTCCAGCCCGTCGAGATCGCCGGCGCCCTGCAGCGCGAGTGCGACAACAACGCGACGATCTGGAACCGCGAGCGGACGGTCGTCCCCAATGACTTCATCGTGGAGCTCAGCGCGCCCGACTTCGAGCGCCTGAGCCCCTACTCGGGACAGCTCGGCGACGAGCTGTCCGGGATGGTGCGCGAGTACGCCAAGCAGCAGCGGTACAGCTTCATGGGCCCCATCAAGGTCCACCTGGAGAAAGCCGAGGACCTCGACACGGGTCTGTACCGAGTGCGCAGCCGCACGCTCGCGTCCAGCACCTCGCAGAGCCCCGAGCGCGCTCCTGCCGGACCCTCCGGGAACCCTTCCGCGGGCCCCACGAACGCCGGCCACAGCCCCGCCAGGCCGCCCGCGGGCGGCGCCGGCGGTGGCTACGGCTACCCGCAGCCCCCTCAGCCCTCCAGCGCTCCCCCCATGCCCGCCGCGCCGCCCC
Protein-coding sequences here:
- a CDS encoding FhaA domain-containing protein, whose protein sequence is MGVMKKFEQRLEGLVNGTFAKVFKSEVQPVEIAGALQRECDNNATIWNRERTVVPNDFIVELSAPDFERLSPYSGQLGDELSGMVREYAKQQRYSFMGPIKVHLEKAEDLDTGLYRVRSRTLASSTSQSPERAPAGPSGNPSAGPTNAGHSPARPPAGGAGGGYGYPQPPQPSSAPPMPAAPPPGGRPGGAAPAPSRPQGPGAGPLPGAQVRRWIEINGNRHQISRPTLVLGRSTDADVRIDDPGVSRRHCEIRTGTPSTIQDLGSTNGIVVDGQHTTRATLRDGSRIVVGQTTIVYRQAEG